Proteins encoded in a region of the Trypanosoma brucei gambiense DAL972 chromosome 6, complete sequence genome:
- a CDS encoding adenosine kinase, putative codes for MSSAPLRVYVQCNPLLDVSAHVSDEFLVKYGLERGTAILLSERQKGIFDDIEKMPNVRYVPGGSGLNVARVAQWMQQAYKGKFVTYVGCIADDRYGKVLKEAAEHEGIVMAVEHTTKAGSGACAVCITGKERTLVADLGAANHLSSEHMRSPAVVRAMDESRIFYFSGFTLTVDVNHVLQACRKAREVDGLFMINLSAPFIMQFFSAQLGEVLPYTDIIVANRHEAKEFANMMKWDTDCVEEIARRAVSEVPYTGTKGRVVVFTRDIESTVLATRDGVETVPVPQLDQDKVIDMNGAGDAFMGGFLSAYAVGKDLRRCCETGHYTAQEVIQRDGCSFPEKPSFSP; via the coding sequence ATGTCATCCGCTCCTCTGAGGGTATACGTTCAGTGTAATCCATTACTTGACGTCTCGGCTCACGTGTCCGACGAATTTTTGGTCAAGTATGGTTTGGAGCGCGGCACGGCCATCTTGTTGTCTGAGCGCCAGAAAGGAATATTCGACGATATCGAGAAAATGCCCAATGTGCGGTATGTCCCTGGTGGATCTGGCTTGAACGTGGCGCGCGTTGCGCAGTGGATGCAGCAAGCGTATAAGGGGAAGTTTGTTACATATGTTGGCTGCATTGCAGATGATCGGTACGGCAAGGTTCTGAAGGAAGCTGCCGAGCATGAAGGAATTGTGATGGCTGTTGAGCATACGACGAAAGCAGGGAGTGGTGCGTGTGCAGTTTGTATCACCGGCAAGGAACGCACTCTTGTTGCTGATCTTGGTGCAGCAAATCACCTCTCCAGTGAGCATATGCGCTCCCCTGCTGTCGTGAGGGCGATGGATGAATCCAGAATTTTCTATTTCTCCGGTTTCACGTTGACAGTTGACGTTAATCACGTTCTTCAGGCGTGCAGAAAGGCTCGTGAGGTGGATGGACTTTTTATGATCAACTTATCGGCCCCTTTTATTATGCAATTCTTTTCCGCGCAACTTGGGGAGGTTCTGCCCTATACTGATATAATTGTGGCCAACCGACATGAGGCAAAGGAGTTTGCCAACATGATGAAGTGGGATACGGACTGTGTCGAGGAGATTGCAAGGCGAGCAGTATCTGAAGTTCCTTACACAGGCACAAAAGGTCGTGTTGTTGTGTTCACTCGTGATATTGAATCAACAGTGCTTGCAACTAGGGATGGTGTGGAGACGGTTCCTGTACCTCAGTTAGATCAGGACAAAGTAATTGACATGAATGGTGCTGGGGATGCATTTATGGGTGGATTTTTGAGTGCTTATGCCGTTGGTAAGGATTTGCGGCGCTGTTGCGAAACTGGCCACTACACAGCACAAGAGGTTATCCAGCGTGACGGTTGCTCGTTCCCCGAGAAGCCCAGTTTTTCTCCttga
- a CDS encoding ubiquitin-protein ligase, putative → MHGNFVFTGKSRPNRLTLSNDRQPSKNVILNNARAQREQRQKEKRECQAATCIQRNTRGLLARMALAELARAALKEIKETQDAAADGGTSSEADEPLERLCWLYEFVRRGIVGLLVCSVQLRECSQILLNRLSAVLRGGALEEQLLGFPHAIMLLMKLTLEAYLTPSCDEEAVVERSREHLQPLASLFAAAKKLGNGADILICALDLVIRHNATPDEEIISALYGLYATLSPAAAASSVQSTASRTLLAYAVGSTSNVSYYLSPTTCALSVLLGTVRRDCYPRVSEETNAIFLEAIVDVTLKILESTASSPPLQILGKLVRVLPYFHHGADEDAQKQVLRRKWLICLSRATLLCSSEDELIRETLSDFHHSHTTAHQEHAAHKHLSTYLFSTGYGLRLLEEGLRTSLSAHSTDSFSDVNLLCCVFIWPLYKFATASARQRLEATTIISKFVYSSGLLRCLWDVYRNCHSSTFESTAAMSAAELLECVATGKLLDLPSPVAPPTELLSKLSLPRSTHGLFYDPYPAVSVTLFCLMSYFVDATGFLEGLDRCAVFDRADTLKLIFALKGILYQSFFHGVLPYSKCEVVVQGALTLFLKLHVVGEAQSFVPHPSVWIICHDHLLLKTFKSIECGTWSAIVSNEDDEDCTEDDNEEREDGHWAPSLREGNHESYVSLPWWNGSLSWPQEERCIHVLQRIPFTVPFGARVTLLTSFLSSHVERSRPTTWGHFVVRRGCTFADAFDRFADNPGSSDMYYVRFRAANDLVEEGYGDGVYREFLLSLCKEGFAAEHGLFCLTDAGYVYPNPFSWEVTGDRDHLKRIKFLGAMVGRGLRDGVLQDIPFALHFRNAILGRSNSINNLRSFDSQLYRHLVSLMSLSEEEIENLELNFTYTVEALDRVHEVELLHGGRNIAVTRRNCLNYIHLIADFKLNRETAKQTRAFRSGLESIVHRSWLRLFDSNEVMKLFGGDVECNIDVEDWKQHTQYHVPDDATSKPVQVFWEVVQSLPLEQQRKLLKFSTSMNRPPLLGFKFLNPPFKIHVLWNEAEERLPSASTCFCTLKLPPYQTFGVAQQKITAAIEETDDFGLS, encoded by the coding sequence ATGCATGGAAATTTTGTATTTACCGGCAAAAGCCGGCCCAACCGGCTCACCCTCTCTAACGATCGTCAACCCTCAAAAAACGTAATTTTGAACAATGCTCGCGCCCAGCGTGAGCAGCggcagaaagaaaagagggagtgtCAGGCGGCGACGTGCATCCAGAGAAACACACGAGGGTTATTGGCACGCATGGCTCTTGCTGAACTGGCGCGTGCTGCACTAAAGGAAATTAAAGAGACACAGGATGcagctgctgatggtggtaCCTCTTCCGAAGCGGATGAACCGTTAGAACGCCTTTGTTGGCTGTACGAGTTTGTTCGTCGTGGAATAGTTGGTCTGTTGGTTTGTAGCGTACAGTTACGCGAATGCTCACAAATTTTATTGAATCGGTTGAGTGCTGTTTTGCGTGGTGGTGCCTTGGAGGAGCAACTGTTAGGTTTCCCCCACGCAATTATGCTGTTAATGAAGTTGACACTGGAAGCATACTTAACACCTTCCTGTGATGAGGAAGCCGTAGTAGAACGAAGTAGGGAGCATTTGCAGCCACTAGCATCACTGTTTGCTGCTGCGAAGAAACTGGGTAACGGAGCCGACATACTTATCTGTGCACTTGATCTTGTCATTCGACACAATGCAACTCCCGATGAGGAAATTATTTCTGCACTGTATGGTTTGTATGCTACTCTGTCACCCGCTGCAGCTGCGAGTAGCGTGCAATCTACTGCTAGTCGTACGTTGCTAGCTTACGCCGTAGGCTCGACTTCCAATGTTTCTTATTATCTTTCCCCTACAACGTGTGCGCTGAGTGTTCTGTTAGGCACCGTGCGCAGGGATTGTTACCCACGGGTGAGTGAGGAAACGAATGCGATATTCTTGGAGGCCATTGTGGACGTTACCCTGAAAATTTTAGAATCAACGGCGAGCTCGCCGCCGTTGCAGATTCTTGGGAAATTGGTGAGAGTCCTACCGTACTTCCACCACGGTGCTGATGAAGATGCACAGAAGCAAGTTTTACGGCGGAAATGGCTCATTTGTCTTTCACGCGCGACTCTCCTATGCAGCTCCGAGGATGAACTTATTCGAGAGACGTTATCAGATTTTCACCATTCGCACACCACCGCGCATCAGGAACATGCGGCCCACAAACACCTGTCAACATACCTATTTAGTACGGGGTATGGCCTCCGTTTGCTTGAGGAGGGTCTGCGAACGAGTCTCTCGGCACatagcacggattctttctCCGACGTTAACCTTCTGTGTTGCGTGTTTATTTGGCCTCTCTACAAATTTGCTACTGCCTCTGCGCGCCAACGACTTGAGGCAACCACCATCATTTCAAAGTTTGTTTATTCTTCAGGCCTTTTGCGGTGTCTGTGGGATGTGTACCGAAATTGTCACAGCAGCACCTTCGAAAGCACAGCTGCAATGAGCGCAGCGGAGCTGTTGGAGTGCGTGGCCACTGGGAAGCTGCTTGACCTTCCTTCACCCGTTGCCCCACCCACAGAGCTGCTCAGCAAGTTGTCGTTGCCTCGTTCCACGCACGGCCTGTTTTACGATCCATACCCCGCTGTGTCGGTAACACTTTTTTGTCTGATGAGTTACTTTGTTGACGCAACAGGTTTCTTGGAAGGACTTGATCGCTGCGCGGTGTTTGATCGTGCTGACACTCTGAAGCTTATTTTTGCACTCAAGGGGATTTTGTATCAGTCGTTCTTCCACGGTGTGTTGCCGTACAGCAAATGTGAAGTGGTGGTGCAGGGGGCCCTCACATTGTTTTTAAAGCTGCACGTCGTAGGTGAGGCTCAATCGTTTGTTCCGCACCCGTCGGTTTGGATAATTTGCCACGATCACCTACTTCTAAAGACGTTTAAAAGTATTGAGTGTGGCACATGGTCCGCTATTGTGTCAAatgaagatgatgaggatTGTACGGAGGATGACAATGAAGAGCGGGAAGATGGACATTGGGCACCAAGTTTGCGTGAAGGGAACCATGAGTCGTACGTTTCCCTTCCATGGTGGAACGGGAGTCTTTCGTGGCCACAGGAGGAACGTTGCATTCATGTTTTGCAGCGTATCCCCTTTACCGTTCCATTCGGAGCACGTGTCACCTTGTTAACATCCTTTCTCTCTAGCCACGTGGAACGCAGCCGTCCCACCACGTGGGGACACTTTGTGGTGCGTCGCGGTTGCACTTTTGCCGACGCTTTTGACCGCTTTGCTGATAACCCCGGTAGTAGTGATATGTATTATGTCCGTTTCCGTGCGGCAAATGATTTGGTGGAAGAGGGTTACGGCGACGGCGTCTACCGCGAATTTCTACTGTCCCTCTGCAAGGAGGGTTTTGCGGCGGAGCATGGGCTCTTTTGCTTGACGGATGCTGGATACGTTTATCCAAATCCTTTCAGCTGGGAGGTGACTGGTGATCGGGATCATCTCAAGCGTATCAAGTTTCTTGGTGCTATGGTAGGCCGAGGATTGCGTGATGGTGTTTTGCAAGATATTCCATTTGCTCTACATTTCCGTAATGCTATTCTGGGGCGCAGCAACTCCATCAATAACCTAAGGAGCTTTGATAGTCAACTTTACCGCCACCTTGTTTCTCTTATGAGTTTGAGCGAGGAAGAAATTGAAAACCTTGAGCTCAACTTCACGTACACCGTGGAGGCCCTTGATCGGGTGCACGAAGTGGAGCTTCTACACGGTGGTCGCAACATTGCTGTCACTCGCCGCAACTGTTTGAATTATATTCACTTGATTGCAGACTTCAAACTTAATCGTGAAACAGCCAAGCAAACACGGGCATTTCGGAGTGGTCTGGAAAGTATCGTCCACCGAAGTTGGTTACGACTCTTTGATAGTAATGAGGTCATGAAGTTGTTCGGTGGTGATGTAGAGTGTAACATTGATGTGGAAGATTGGAAACAGCACACTCAATACCACGTTCCTGACGACGCCACTAGCAAACCCGTACAAGTGTTCTGGGAGGTAGTGCAGTCTCTGCCGTTGGAACAGCAGAGGAAGCTTCTAAAGTTTTCCACTTCAATGAACCGCCCTCCGCTGCTTGGTTTCAAATTTCTCAACCCACCTTTCAAAATTCATGTCCTGTGGAATGAGGCAGAAGAGCGATTGCCATCTGCATCAACGTGTTTCTGCACTCTAAAGCTTCCACCGTACCAGACGTTCGGGGTAGCGCAGCAAAAGATAACAGCTGCAATTGAAGAGACGGATGACTTCGGTCTCAGTTGA
- a CDS encoding adenosine kinase, putative encodes MSSAPLRVYVQCNPLLDVSAHVSDEFLVKYGLERGTAILLSERQKGIFDDIEKMPNVRYVPGGSGLNVARVAQWMQQAYKGKFVTYVGCIADDRYGKVLKEAAEHEGIVMAVEHTTKAGSGACAVCITGKERTLVADLGAANHLSSEHMRSPAVVRAMDESRIFYFSGFTLTVDVNHVLQACRKAREVDGLFMINLSAPFIMQFFSAQLGEVLPYTDIIVANRHEAKEFANMMKWDTDCVEEIARRAVSEVPYTGTKGRVVVFTRDIEPTVIATKDGVETVPVPQLDQDKVIDMNGAGDAFVGGFLSAYAVGKDLRRCCETGHYTAQEVIQQDGCSFPEKPSFSP; translated from the coding sequence ATGTCATCCGCTCCTCTGAGGGTATACGTTCAGTGTAATCCATTACTTGACGTCTCGGCTCACGTGTCCGACGAATTTTTGGTCAAGTATGGTTTGGAGCGCGGCACGGCCATCTTGTTGTCTGAGCGCCAGAAAGGAATATTCGACGATATCGAGAAAATGCCCAATGTGCGGTATGTCCCTGGTGGATCTGGCTTGAACGTGGCGCGCGTTGCGCAGTGGATGCAGCAAGCGTATAAGGGGAAGTTTGTTACATATGTTGGCTGCATTGCAGATGATCGGTACGGCAAGGTTCTGAAGGAAGCTGCCGAGCATGAAGGAATTGTGATGGCTGTTGAGCATACGACGAAAGCAGGGAGTGGTGCGTGTGCAGTTTGTATCACCGGCAAGGAACGCACTCTTGTTGCTGATCTTGGTGCAGCAAATCACCTCTCCAGTGAGCATATGCGCTCCCCTGCTGTCGTGAGGGCGATGGATGAATCCAGAATTTTCTATTTCTCCGGTTTCACGTTAACAGTTGACGTTAATCACGTTCTTCAGGCGTGCAGAAAGGCTCGTGAGGTGGATGGACTTTTTATGATCAACTTATCGGCCCCTTTTATTATGCAATTCTTTTCCGCGCAACTTGGGGAGGTTCTGCCCTATACTGATATAATTGTGGCCAACCGACATGAGGCAAAGGAGTTTGCCAACATGATGAAGTGGGATACGGACTGTGTCGAGGAGATTGCAAGGCGAGCAGTATCTGAGGTTCCTTACACAGGCACAAAAGGTCGTGTTGTTGTGTTCACTCGTGATATTGAACCTACTGTAATTGCAACTAAGGATGGTGTGGAGACGGTTCCTGTACCTCAGTTAGATCAGGACAAAGTAATTGACATGAATGGTGCTGGGGATGCATTTGTGGGTGGATTTTTGAGTGCTTATGCCGTTGGTAAGGATTTGCGGCGCTGTTGCGAAACTGGCCACTACACAGCACAAGAGGTTATCCAGCAAGACGGTTGCTCGTTCCCCGAGAAGCCCAGTTTTTCTCCTTGA